In Gammaproteobacteria bacterium, one DNA window encodes the following:
- the trmB gene encoding tRNA (guanosine(46)-N7)-methyltransferase TrmB — translation MQQSIRSFVLRQGRVSNAQRRACEMLLPTYGIPFSENLLDLDQVFGRPAPKILEIGFGMGESTAIIAQSHPENDYLGIEVHTPGVGSLLNQIEQHGLTNLRIIQHDAVAVLQHMLPSACLDGIHIFFPDPWPKARHHKRRLIQPAFVARLCSHLKPGGYLHVATDWEDYAMQILQVLSQEPQLSNTATEYAPRPDYRPLTKFEQRGIKLGHGVWDLIFQKS, via the coding sequence ATGCAACAATCCATCCGCAGTTTTGTTCTTCGCCAAGGACGCGTTTCCAACGCGCAACGCCGCGCCTGCGAAATGTTGCTGCCCACCTACGGCATTCCATTCAGCGAGAACCTGCTCGATCTGGATCAGGTGTTTGGCCGTCCAGCGCCTAAAATTCTGGAAATCGGGTTCGGCATGGGGGAAAGTACCGCGATCATCGCGCAATCGCATCCGGAAAACGATTATCTGGGCATCGAAGTACATACGCCCGGCGTGGGCAGCCTGCTCAATCAAATCGAACAGCACGGTTTGACGAATCTGCGCATCATCCAACATGATGCCGTGGCGGTGTTGCAGCATATGTTGCCCTCCGCGTGCCTGGACGGCATACACATCTTTTTCCCCGATCCCTGGCCGAAAGCCCGGCATCACAAGCGCAGACTGATTCAGCCGGCATTCGTTGCCCGCTTATGCAGCCATTTGAAACCGGGGGGGTATCTTCACGTTGCGACCGATTGGGAAGACTATGCCATGCAAATTTTGCAGGTGCTGAGTCAGGAGCCGCAGCTCAGCAATACCGCAACGGAGTATGCGCCACGGCCGGATTACCGGCCATTGACCAAGTTTGAACAAAGAGGGATCAAGCTTGGCCATGGCGTATGGGATTTGATTTTCCAGAAAAGCTGA
- a CDS encoding OsmC family protein: MSRIEAVFQNSQGQSLSGLLEMPSGAVKSYALFAHCFTCSKDNPAAARIALALADRGIAVLRFDFTGLGNSQGDFSNTNFSSNLQDLLAAARYLEQHYAAPALLIGHSLGGAAVLAVAQDLPSVKAVTTIGAPATAAHVKHLFVDSYRKLQNEESVQVELAGRSFKIRRQFIDDLEQYNSVAHIGALRKALLIFHSPLDEIVSIDEAGRIFAAAKHPKSFVSLDHADHLLSNPHDSHYVAEVLSAWAGRYLKTAQAPAKTDGVQQPAVEPGSVIVRESDKKFTREILTPNHRLISDEPIALGGADLGLNPYELLLAALGSCTSMTLRMYANHKQIDLQDIHVELHHSRIHAEDCGGCEKQKTQIDVITRKIQLSGNLSEQQRNRLLEIANQCPVHKTLNSKIQIETRLVD; this comes from the coding sequence ATGTCCCGCATTGAAGCCGTATTTCAAAATTCGCAAGGTCAATCGTTATCCGGCTTGCTGGAAATGCCATCCGGCGCGGTCAAGTCGTACGCGCTGTTCGCGCATTGTTTTACCTGCTCCAAAGACAATCCGGCGGCGGCACGGATTGCGCTGGCTTTGGCAGATCGCGGTATCGCGGTATTGCGTTTCGATTTTACCGGCCTCGGCAATAGCCAAGGGGATTTCTCGAATACCAATTTCTCCTCCAACTTGCAGGATTTATTAGCCGCGGCGCGTTATCTGGAGCAGCACTATGCCGCTCCGGCGTTGCTGATCGGGCACAGCCTGGGCGGTGCGGCTGTGCTGGCGGTCGCTCAAGATCTGCCCTCGGTCAAAGCGGTGACCACCATCGGCGCACCGGCGACAGCCGCGCATGTCAAGCATTTGTTCGTCGATTCTTACCGGAAATTGCAAAATGAAGAGTCGGTGCAAGTCGAATTGGCGGGAAGAAGTTTTAAGATACGGCGCCAATTCATCGACGACTTGGAACAATACAATTCAGTAGCGCATATCGGTGCGCTAAGGAAAGCGTTATTGATATTTCATTCACCGTTGGATGAAATCGTTTCTATCGACGAAGCGGGGCGAATCTTTGCCGCGGCCAAACACCCGAAGAGCTTTGTGTCGCTCGATCATGCCGATCATTTACTTTCCAATCCGCACGATTCTCATTATGTCGCGGAAGTTTTATCCGCCTGGGCCGGCCGTTATCTGAAAACCGCTCAGGCTCCGGCCAAAACAGATGGAGTTCAGCAGCCAGCCGTTGAACCGGGCAGTGTGATCGTGCGCGAAAGCGATAAAAAATTCACCCGCGAAATTCTGACACCGAATCACCGCTTGATTAGTGATGAACCCATCGCATTGGGCGGCGCCGATCTTGGGCTCAATCCCTACGAATTGTTGCTCGCGGCATTGGGTAGTTGCACTTCGATGACGCTGCGTATGTATGCGAATCACAAGCAAATTGATTTGCAGGATATTCATGTCGAATTGCATCACAGCCGGATTCATGCCGAAGACTGCGGCGGTTGCGAAAAGCAGAAAACGCAGATCGATGTCATTACGCGCAAAATTCAACTGAGCGGCAATCTGAGCGAGCAGCAACGAAACCGCTTGCTGGAAATCGCCAATCAATGTCCGGTGCACAAAACGCTGAACAGCAAGATACAAATAGAAACCCGTCTGGTGGATTAG
- a CDS encoding RNA-binding S4 domain-containing protein — protein MQSDDTVEKFRIDKWLFAARFFKTRSLAAEAIERGRVTVNDQRVKPAKVLAVGDRLTIRINNYQYDVEVLGLSNKRGSAPVAQQLYRETDESREKRELLAARLKAQPQPCYTRGRPTKRDRREIERFISNHDE, from the coding sequence ATGCAATCGGACGATACTGTAGAAAAATTCCGCATCGACAAATGGCTGTTTGCAGCGCGTTTCTTCAAAACACGTTCATTGGCCGCCGAAGCGATCGAACGCGGCCGGGTAACCGTGAATGATCAAAGGGTTAAACCGGCCAAAGTGCTCGCTGTCGGAGATAGATTAACTATTCGCATTAATAATTATCAGTATGATGTTGAAGTATTGGGATTATCCAATAAAAGAGGATCCGCACCGGTAGCTCAGCAGTTGTACCGTGAAACCGATGAAAGCCGGGAAAAGCGGGAGTTGCTGGCAGCCCGCTTAAAAGCGCAGCCGCAGCCGTGTTACACCAGAGGGCGGCCAACTAAGCGCGACCGGCGCGAAATCGAGCGGTTCATTTCCAATCACGACGAATAA
- a CDS encoding HD-GYP domain-containing protein → MIKKVQASDVRLGMYIHAIRGNWLEHPFWKKSFKLEQQKDLDKLVSCDLDEIWIDTSKGLDVAGDKKIHTESPQPAKPIINSTPPPVKKPVARVSMEEELDTAKKIQKKAKEAVTSMFSEVRMGKALEIEGAESLVEEINQSMERNPNALLTLIRLKTVNEYTYMHSVAVCMLMVALGRQLGLDEAQIKQAGTAGLLHDIGKMVIPNEVLNKPGQLTDEEFAVMKSHPERGWEILKSCYQVHETALDVCLHHHERVDGKGYPKKLSGEALTLFARMGAVCDVYDAISSDRCYKPAWSPAESIRKMASWKDGHFDETVFQAFVKTIGIYPSGTLLKLKSGRLGVVMEQSTKKLTTPIIKTFFSTRANAHIPVEILDLSKGTDGIEKIEDPVQWGFDINKIQGI, encoded by the coding sequence ATGATAAAGAAAGTGCAAGCAAGCGATGTCCGGTTGGGGATGTACATTCATGCGATCCGCGGTAATTGGCTGGAGCATCCGTTTTGGAAAAAATCATTCAAGCTGGAGCAGCAAAAAGACTTGGATAAGCTTGTAAGCTGTGATCTGGATGAGATATGGATCGATACCAGCAAAGGGCTTGACGTTGCCGGCGATAAAAAGATTCATACGGAAAGTCCTCAGCCTGCAAAGCCGATCATTAACAGCACGCCGCCGCCAGTCAAGAAACCCGTGGCGCGGGTTTCGATGGAAGAAGAATTGGATACCGCCAAGAAAATCCAAAAGAAAGCCAAAGAAGCGGTGACTTCGATGTTTAGCGAGGTGCGCATGGGAAAAGCGCTTGAAATCGAAGGCGCGGAGTCGCTGGTCGAAGAAATCAATCAATCGATGGAACGCAACCCGAATGCACTACTGACATTGATCCGGCTGAAAACTGTCAATGAGTACACCTACATGCACTCGGTTGCGGTTTGCATGCTGATGGTGGCACTGGGAAGACAGTTGGGGCTGGATGAAGCGCAGATCAAACAGGCGGGCACAGCCGGATTGTTGCACGACATCGGAAAAATGGTGATTCCGAACGAGGTGCTGAACAAACCGGGTCAATTGACCGACGAAGAGTTTGCCGTCATGAAAAGCCACCCGGAGCGCGGCTGGGAAATTCTCAAATCCTGTTATCAAGTGCATGAAACGGCTCTGGATGTGTGTTTACACCATCACGAACGCGTCGATGGCAAAGGTTATCCGAAAAAACTATCCGGTGAGGCGTTGACACTGTTTGCCCGCATGGGAGCGGTGTGCGATGTATACGATGCGATTTCTTCCGATCGCTGCTACAAACCCGCCTGGTCACCGGCGGAATCGATACGCAAAATGGCTTCGTGGAAGGATGGGCATTTCGATGAAACCGTGTTTCAAGCTTTTGTGAAAACAATCGGCATCTATCCAAGTGGCACCTTGTTGAAACTTAAATCCGGGCGATTGGGGGTGGTGATGGAGCAATCCACGAAAAAATTAACCACGCCTATCATTAAAACGTTCTTTTCGACACGCGCCAATGCGCATATTCCGGTTGAGATTCTGGATTTATCCAAAGGCACCGACGGCATAGAAAAAATTGAGGACCCGGTTCAATGGGGATTTGACATCAATAAAATACAAGGGATATGA
- a CDS encoding vanadium-dependent haloperoxidase: protein MVMTGKYQKIQNVLVVTSFLLITAPLNATADAVTDWNQRAGDIVVNAKIGPLPAERALAIVQASVYEAVNAITQRYAVQDTKLQAAPGASVEAAVAAANRAALTQLVPSQQSAIDHIYQAALAVIADGESKAGGIAVGEKAAQAILALRAGDGAAAGESYRPFTKAGVYVSTVIPEAPQWMHRKPWLMSQPAQFRPAPPPELGSELWARDYNEVKVLGAKNSRERSAEQTAIARFWEEVMPPIYHGVVRSVANMPGREITQNARLFAAVTQASDDGLIAVFDAKYHYGFWRPVTAIRNADIDGNDATERDAAWLPFIDTPMHPEYPCAHCIVSAAVGTVLQIEIGDGQTPLLTTTSTAAGGVARSWTNLSDFMQEVADARIYDGVHYRNSGKVGSEMGRKIANLAAEKYALKTK, encoded by the coding sequence ATAGTGATGACCGGTAAATACCAGAAAATACAGAACGTGCTTGTTGTTACCTCGTTTTTATTGATAACGGCGCCGCTGAACGCAACCGCCGATGCGGTAACCGACTGGAATCAGCGCGCGGGCGATATTGTGGTGAACGCCAAGATCGGGCCGTTACCGGCCGAACGGGCGCTGGCGATTGTGCAAGCATCCGTTTACGAGGCGGTCAATGCGATTACCCAACGCTATGCGGTGCAGGATACAAAATTGCAAGCCGCGCCAGGTGCGTCGGTTGAAGCGGCGGTAGCCGCGGCGAATCGTGCGGCGTTGACCCAACTGGTGCCGTCGCAACAATCGGCGATCGATCACATCTATCAAGCCGCATTGGCCGTGATTGCCGACGGAGAGAGCAAGGCCGGCGGCATCGCCGTGGGTGAAAAAGCAGCGCAAGCGATCCTGGCATTACGCGCCGGTGATGGCGCGGCTGCCGGTGAGTCTTACCGTCCTTTCACGAAAGCGGGCGTCTATGTGTCCACAGTGATTCCCGAAGCGCCGCAGTGGATGCACCGCAAGCCTTGGCTGATGTCGCAACCGGCGCAATTCCGCCCGGCCCCGCCGCCGGAATTGGGCAGCGAATTATGGGCGCGCGATTATAACGAAGTTAAGGTGCTCGGCGCCAAGAATAGCCGGGAAAGAAGCGCGGAACAAACCGCCATCGCCCGTTTCTGGGAAGAAGTCATGCCGCCGATTTACCACGGTGTTGTACGTTCGGTCGCCAATATGCCGGGCAGGGAAATTACCCAAAACGCCCGCTTGTTTGCCGCCGTGACGCAAGCTTCGGACGATGGACTGATCGCCGTATTCGACGCCAAATATCATTACGGCTTCTGGCGGCCGGTGACGGCGATCCGCAACGCGGATATCGACGGTAATGACGCAACCGAGCGCGATGCTGCGTGGCTGCCATTTATAGATACACCGATGCATCCGGAATATCCTTGCGCACACTGCATCGTTTCCGCTGCCGTCGGCACGGTACTGCAAATCGAAATCGGCGACGGTCAAACACCGCTGCTGACAACGACCAGCACTGCTGCGGGTGGCGTGGCGCGCAGCTGGACCAATCTGAGCGATTTCATGCAAGAAGTTGCCGACGCGCGTATTTACGACGGTGTGCATTACCGTAATTCCGGCAAAGTGGGTTCCGAGATGGGGCGGAAAATCGCCAATCTGGCTGCTGAGAAATACGCATTGAAAACAAAGTAA
- a CDS encoding aldolase, translated as MSNDTFNLNKEQLIQQSFVQMDKHLQGANYTQAQKLALTCRILFDNGHDSGLAGQITARGEQPGTYLTQRLGFGFDEICAGNLLLVNEDLQVLQGDGMANPANRFHSWLYRARPDVQCIIHTHAVHTAALSMLETPLEISHMDNCVLYDDVAFLPKWPGVPVGNEEGELIAKAIGNKHALLLAHHGLLIASSSIEEGCILALAFERAARMQLLAASAGTIQPIDPDLGREARDWILRGQRSAVAFAYYARRTLRKGADCLQ; from the coding sequence ATGAGCAATGACACTTTCAATTTAAACAAAGAGCAATTGATTCAACAATCGTTCGTGCAAATGGATAAGCATTTGCAAGGCGCCAATTACACGCAAGCGCAAAAGCTGGCGCTCACGTGCCGGATTCTGTTTGATAACGGTCACGATTCCGGGCTGGCGGGACAAATCACCGCGCGCGGCGAACAACCGGGGACTTATTTGACGCAGCGCCTGGGGTTTGGCTTTGATGAAATTTGCGCGGGTAATTTACTGCTCGTCAATGAAGATTTACAGGTTTTGCAAGGCGACGGCATGGCTAATCCGGCCAATCGTTTTCATTCCTGGCTGTATCGCGCCCGGCCCGATGTGCAATGCATTATCCACACGCATGCGGTGCATACTGCCGCGCTCAGCATGCTCGAAACCCCGCTGGAAATATCGCATATGGATAATTGCGTACTGTACGACGATGTGGCTTTCCTGCCTAAATGGCCCGGTGTGCCGGTCGGCAATGAAGAAGGCGAATTGATTGCCAAAGCCATTGGCAACAAACATGCGTTATTGCTGGCGCATCACGGCTTGTTGATCGCCAGCTCGAGTATTGAGGAAGGCTGCATTCTGGCGCTCGCCTTTGAACGCGCGGCGCGCATGCAGTTGCTGGCGGCTTCCGCCGGAACCATTCAGCCGATTGACCCCGATCTGGGCCGGGAAGCGCGCGACTGGATTTTGCGCGGACAGCGCAGCGCCGTGGCTTTCGCTTACTACGCGCGGCGTACTCTGAGAAAGGGCGCCGATTGTTTGCAATAA
- a CDS encoding transposase family protein encodes MNIHKRTRLTLLDRQEIWRLYQTRLWKVVQLAEYFHVSRPTIYDVLKRARLQEFTPRSSTNQRFKTLQYGLKRLAKVEQTIQERLKREAKRYNKSYPGELVHLDTKRLPLLKGQSANKPREYLFVAIDDFSRELYADIFPDKTQYSAACFLIATVAQCPYQIDCTYSDNGTEFKGTDDHAFVKVCRQHGIGQKFTRVNRPQTNGKAERVIRTLMDMWHSKIHFKDSADRRIQLLRFINFYNTVKPHKSLNNATPYEILNAYFNQPLCKQP; translated from the coding sequence ATGAACATACACAAACGCACTCGTTTAACATTATTGGATCGTCAGGAAATCTGGCGGCTGTATCAAACCCGGCTGTGGAAGGTAGTTCAGCTGGCAGAATACTTTCACGTCAGCCGGCCAACGATTTATGACGTACTGAAACGAGCCAGACTCCAGGAATTTACTCCGCGTAGCAGTACCAATCAGCGCTTCAAGACACTGCAGTATGGCCTCAAACGTTTGGCTAAAGTAGAGCAAACCATCCAGGAACGTCTCAAGCGCGAAGCGAAGCGCTATAACAAATCTTATCCGGGCGAGCTCGTTCACCTCGATACCAAGCGGCTTCCATTATTGAAAGGACAGTCTGCCAATAAACCTCGCGAGTACCTGTTTGTGGCCATCGATGATTTCTCCAGGGAATTGTATGCCGATATCTTCCCCGATAAAACTCAATACAGCGCCGCTTGCTTTCTCATCGCTACTGTTGCCCAATGTCCTTATCAAATCGATTGCACTTATTCCGATAACGGCACGGAATTTAAAGGAACTGACGATCATGCTTTTGTCAAAGTTTGCAGGCAACACGGTATCGGTCAGAAGTTTACTCGTGTCAATCGTCCTCAAACCAACGGGAAAGCTGAGCGGGTCATCCGTACTCTGATGGACATGTGGCACAGTAAGATTCACTTTAAAGACAGCGCCGATCGACGCATTCAGCTTCTCCGTTTCATTAACTTCTACAATACCGTTAAGCCTCATAAGAGTTTGAATAATGCTACCCCTTATGAAATACTCAACGCTTATTTCAATCAACCTCTCTGTAAACAACCCTGA